In the Corythoichthys intestinalis isolate RoL2023-P3 chromosome 12, ASM3026506v1, whole genome shotgun sequence genome, one interval contains:
- the LOC130927005 gene encoding uncharacterized protein LOC130927005, whose translation MKSPSLLIQVAIVLGLWALQGVLSKEESCPSGWLEFKDSCYYYCPKDQGKKSWNEARNRCDAKGGHLVIIRSIEERNWLQSKYSGKSWWIGLTYRAVENEWKWIDETPLSECLSHWHPGVPDKWGGEENCAEIFWRSGYWNDYRCHMRTGYICKRCRDSDGKIYNNIKGTCNLQVDVYQDVSEVLFEERLRKDRVIVIQGKVKLNPTKFVIHLSLGHGEDTPLRIEVDFTDGDLELVTRIGSHVGGKYVNKVIEKDCFPFIAGSDFEMTIKCGVDIFHLTVGKDYEVKYMNDGYNLEDIYRLLVEGDVTVTAVRLI comes from the exons GAGTTCTTAGTAAGGAGGAGTCGTGTCCGTCAGGATGGCTGGAGTTCAAAGACTCTTGTTACTACTACTGCCCCAAGGATCAGGGTAAGAAATCGTGGAATGAAGCCAGAAACCGCTGCGATGCCAAGGGGGGGCACCTAGTCATCATCCGGAGCATCGAAGAGAGG AATTGGCTGCAATCAAAATATTCTGGTAAATCCTGGTGGATCGGCCTGACGTACAGGGCAGTTGAGAATGAGTGGAAGTGGATCGACGAAACTCCTTTGAGCGAATGCCTATC GCATTGGCATCCAGGAGTGCCTGACAAATGGGGTGGAGAAGAAAATTGTGCTGAAATTTTTTGGAGAAGTGGGTACTGGAATGACTACAGATGCCACATGCGTACAGGCTACATCTGCAAGCGCTGCCGAG ATAGCGATGGGAAAATTTACAACAACATCAAAGGCACCTGCAACCTCCAAGTGGATGTGTACCAG gaCGTTTCCGAAGTGCTGTTCGAGGAGCGTCTACGGAAAGACCGCGTCATTGTCATCCAAGGAAAAGTGAAGTTGAACCCAACCAA GTTTGTCATCCACCTATCTTTGGGCCACGGTGAAGACACCCCGTTGCGCATCGAAGTTGATTTCACAGATGGGGACCTTGAGTTGGTGACCCGCATCGGTAGTCATGTTGGCGGAAAGTATGTCAACAAGGTCATCGAGAAGGACTGCTTCCCCTTCATAGCCGGAAGCGACTTTGAG ATGACCATCAAGTGCGGTGTCGACATATTCCACTTGACCGTCGGCAAAGACTACGAGGTGAAATACATGAACGATGGCTACAATCTGGAAGATATCTACAGGCTGTTGGTGGAGGGTGACGTAACGGTCACCGCCGTCAGGCTGATTTGA